One genomic window of Sphingomonas sp. C3-2 includes the following:
- a CDS encoding diacylglycerol/lipid kinase family protein → MSCVALLSNPRSTGNRSLLPRVRSFCAGRPDIFHYEVEEVGQIGEALRTIARVKPKILVINGGDGTVQASLTELYHGGHFGDNPPPVAVLPNGKTNLIALDLGAVGDPLVALEKIIELSKSDLSDHIVARELIALSDGVAGSRPTLGMFLGGAGLADTILYCRDKIYPLGLPNGISHVLTAFALLFSMLFGIRSRYLPPRPNPVRVSLVRDGQFNGYFSVLIVTTLDKLLLASRTDGMVPGRMKFMAVELGFPSLIRALFAAIFGRLGRDQVSGVHFERGDVVRIEGEGSSVILDGETFRAERNHPIVLTSTPPVPFLRLAA, encoded by the coding sequence AGCTGCGTCGCGCTTCTTTCCAATCCCCGGTCGACCGGCAACCGGTCGCTGCTCCCGCGCGTACGCAGTTTCTGCGCGGGGCGTCCGGATATCTTTCACTATGAGGTGGAAGAGGTCGGCCAGATTGGTGAGGCGCTGCGCACGATTGCGCGCGTAAAGCCCAAGATTCTCGTCATCAATGGTGGGGACGGTACGGTTCAGGCTTCGCTGACCGAACTCTATCATGGCGGCCATTTCGGCGATAACCCGCCGCCTGTTGCCGTGCTTCCCAACGGCAAGACCAATCTGATCGCGCTTGATCTGGGTGCGGTGGGCGACCCGCTCGTTGCGCTCGAGAAGATTATCGAACTCAGCAAGTCGGATCTGTCCGACCATATCGTCGCGCGCGAGCTGATCGCACTGTCCGATGGCGTGGCCGGTAGCCGGCCGACGCTCGGCATGTTCCTCGGCGGGGCCGGGCTGGCCGACACGATCCTTTATTGCCGCGACAAGATCTATCCGCTCGGCCTGCCGAACGGGATCAGCCATGTGCTCACGGCGTTCGCGCTGCTTTTCTCGATGCTGTTCGGCATTCGCAGCCGCTACCTGCCGCCGCGGCCCAATCCGGTGCGGGTTTCGCTTGTGCGCGACGGCCAGTTCAACGGCTATTTCTCGGTGCTCATCGTCACCACGCTCGACAAGTTGCTGCTTGCCAGCCGGACCGACGGCATGGTGCCCGGCCGGATGAAGTTCATGGCGGTCGAACTCGGCTTTCCGTCGCTGATCCGCGCCTTGTTCGCGGCGATCTTTGGCCGTCTTGGGCGCGATCAGGTGTCGGGCGTCCATTTTGAGCGCGGCGATGTCGTCCGGATCGAAGGTGAGGGCTCGAGCGTCATCCTCGATGGGGAAACTTTCCGTGCCGAGCGCAACCACCCGATCGTGCTGACCTCCACCCCGCCGGTACCGTTCTTGCGGCTCGCCGCCTGA
- a CDS encoding ATP-binding protein: MLSLSSRQRDKALEWQQRSFEVMIAVRAIEGQMAQSEATLGRSVVASNKSLAIQYYDEWRRAGQLITRLQRLTHTSPTQAALLTELQRLYQVRSDELNEAALHLNYDQKVKAISAYYGAGKTETLSRIKAIFREIITNEQAGIRSHSDEVKGFISRTNKLAATLSVLGLLLVMGAIGLGWTAIDAMAQRHRARRAAEFETNRAELLETAVTERTSELQLANQRLLAEASERAHAEAQLRQIQKMEAVGQLTGGIAHDFNNMLAVVVGGLELAKLKLPGGSADAERHIDNAMEGANRAAALTRRLLAFARAEPLLPQAAAPDKLVVGMKDLMDRTLGERIHLAIEGDADPWRIWVDRHQLENAILNLAVNARDAMEASGGKLTIRTSQTHLMPGEIGESAGGDYVRIEVSDTGCGMSKQVLDRVFEPFFTTKAVGKGTGLGLSQIFGFVRQSGGEISITSAEGIGTTVSLFLPRHHADEEVELQPIALPDAPVTTPMATAPAQLIKARVALVVEDDPRVLASTTGALTELGMTVIGCSSAEAAIEHLARDSRIDIIVTDVVMPGMTGPEFIAQIGPLYPHVAILFVTGYADVNDANAFCGHSVLRKPFTIAALENAVTTAIAKPSEPPPVRKAEAAE, translated from the coding sequence ATGCTGTCGCTTTCATCGCGGCAGCGCGACAAGGCGCTCGAATGGCAACAGCGCAGTTTCGAGGTGATGATCGCCGTTCGAGCGATCGAAGGCCAAATGGCGCAATCCGAAGCGACGCTCGGCCGATCAGTGGTTGCGTCGAACAAGAGCCTGGCTATCCAATATTATGATGAGTGGCGCCGGGCGGGACAGTTGATCACCCGCCTCCAACGGCTAACGCATACCAGCCCCACCCAGGCAGCACTCCTGACAGAACTGCAACGCCTTTATCAGGTGCGCAGCGACGAACTGAATGAAGCCGCGCTGCACCTCAATTACGACCAGAAGGTCAAGGCAATCAGCGCCTATTACGGCGCGGGCAAGACCGAAACACTGAGCCGGATCAAGGCGATTTTCCGCGAGATAATCACCAACGAACAGGCCGGCATCCGATCACATAGCGACGAGGTGAAGGGGTTCATCTCCCGCACCAACAAACTGGCAGCCACGCTTTCGGTGCTCGGCCTGCTGCTCGTCATGGGCGCAATCGGGCTCGGCTGGACCGCGATCGACGCCATGGCGCAGCGCCACCGCGCCCGCCGCGCGGCGGAGTTCGAAACCAACCGCGCCGAACTGCTCGAAACGGCGGTGACCGAACGCACCAGCGAGCTTCAACTGGCCAACCAACGCCTGCTCGCTGAAGCCAGCGAACGCGCGCACGCCGAGGCACAATTGCGCCAGATCCAGAAGATGGAGGCAGTTGGCCAGCTGACAGGCGGGATCGCGCACGACTTCAACAATATGCTGGCAGTTGTCGTCGGCGGGCTCGAGCTTGCCAAGCTCAAGCTGCCAGGCGGATCCGCCGATGCCGAGCGCCATATCGACAATGCGATGGAAGGGGCCAACCGCGCCGCTGCACTCACCCGGCGCCTGCTGGCCTTTGCCCGCGCGGAACCGCTGCTGCCCCAAGCGGCGGCGCCCGACAAGCTGGTGGTCGGGATGAAGGACCTGATGGACCGAACGCTTGGCGAACGCATCCATCTGGCAATCGAGGGCGACGCCGATCCGTGGCGGATCTGGGTCGACCGCCATCAGCTGGAAAATGCGATCCTGAACCTCGCCGTCAACGCCCGCGATGCGATGGAGGCAAGCGGCGGAAAGCTCACCATCCGCACCTCCCAGACGCATCTGATGCCCGGCGAGATCGGCGAATCTGCCGGGGGAGATTACGTCCGCATCGAGGTTTCAGACACTGGTTGCGGCATGTCCAAGCAGGTTCTCGACCGCGTGTTCGAACCCTTTTTCACGACCAAGGCCGTTGGCAAGGGCACCGGGCTTGGGCTCAGCCAGATTTTCGGTTTCGTCCGCCAGTCTGGCGGCGAGATCAGCATCACATCCGCCGAAGGTATCGGCACCACCGTCTCGCTGTTCCTACCGCGCCATCACGCCGATGAGGAAGTCGAGCTCCAGCCCATCGCCCTACCGGACGCTCCCGTGACGACCCCGATGGCGACGGCTCCTGCACAGTTGATAAAGGCGCGTGTGGCACTGGTCGTCGAGGATGATCCGCGCGTGCTGGCATCAACCACAGGCGCGCTTACCGAACTGGGCATGACGGTGATCGGCTGCTCCTCGGCGGAAGCGGCGATCGAGCATCTCGCGCGCGATAGCAGGATCGACATCATCGTCACCGATGTCGTGATGCCCGGCATGACCGGGCCCGAGTTCATCGCCCAGATCGGCCCGCTCTATCCTCATGTCGCGATATTGTTCGTCACCGGCTATGCCGATGTGAACGATGCCAACGCCTTTTGCGGTCATTCGGTCTTGCGCAAGCCGTTCACGATCGCCGCGCTCGAAAATGCGGTTACCACGGCGATCGCCAAGCCTAGCGAACCGCCCCCCGTGCGAAAAGCCGAGGCAGCAGAGTAA
- the spt gene encoding serine palmitoyltransferase encodes MTDLFSKFDPLIKQREDLLATGVQDPFSLVMDEVKSPTVAVCNGKETILLGTYNYMGMTFDPDVIAAGKKALDEFGAGTTGSRVLNGTFQGHKEVEDALKEFYAMDHAMVFSTGYQANLGIISTIAGKDDYIILDIDSHASIWDGCSLGNAQIVPFRHNDLDALEKRLKRLPEDAGKLVVLEGVYSMLGDIAPLKEMIAVAKKYGAMVLVDEAHSMGFIGPNGRGVAEEQGVLSDVDFVIGTFSKSVGTVGGFCVSNHPKFEIMRLVCRPYVFTASLPPSVVATAATSIRKLMSGGDKRAHLWENSKRLHKGLQDLGFQLGTEEPQSAIIAVIMPDLERGAAMWEALLREGLYVNLARPPATPANMTLLRCSLCAEHSSDQVETILGMFAAAGRAVGAIS; translated from the coding sequence ATGACCGATCTTTTTTCCAAATTCGATCCGCTGATCAAGCAGCGCGAGGATCTGCTCGCCACCGGCGTGCAGGACCCCTTCTCCCTCGTCATGGATGAAGTGAAGTCACCAACCGTTGCCGTGTGCAACGGCAAAGAGACCATCCTTCTCGGCACGTACAACTATATGGGCATGACGTTCGATCCGGACGTGATCGCCGCAGGCAAGAAGGCGCTCGACGAATTCGGCGCTGGCACCACGGGCAGCCGCGTGCTCAACGGCACCTTCCAGGGGCACAAGGAAGTCGAGGACGCGCTGAAGGAATTTTACGCCATGGATCATGCCATGGTGTTCTCGACCGGCTATCAGGCCAATCTCGGCATCATCTCCACCATCGCGGGCAAGGATGATTATATCATCCTCGATATCGACAGCCATGCCAGCATCTGGGACGGCTGTTCGCTCGGCAACGCGCAGATCGTGCCCTTCCGCCACAATGATCTCGACGCGCTCGAAAAGCGCCTCAAGCGCCTGCCCGAAGACGCGGGCAAGCTGGTCGTGCTCGAGGGCGTCTATTCGATGCTCGGCGATATCGCACCGCTCAAGGAAATGATCGCCGTCGCCAAGAAATATGGCGCGATGGTGCTGGTCGACGAAGCCCATTCGATGGGCTTTATCGGCCCCAATGGGCGCGGCGTAGCCGAGGAACAGGGTGTGCTTTCTGATGTCGACTTTGTCATCGGCACCTTCTCGAAAAGTGTCGGCACGGTCGGCGGTTTCTGCGTCTCGAACCACCCGAAGTTCGAGATCATGCGCCTTGTCTGCCGTCCCTATGTATTCACCGCATCGCTACCGCCGAGCGTGGTCGCCACCGCCGCCACCTCGATCCGCAAGCTGATGAGCGGCGGCGACAAGCGCGCGCATCTCTGGGAAAATTCGAAGCGTCTGCACAAGGGGCTGCAGGATCTCGGCTTCCAGCTGGGTACCGAAGAACCGCAATCAGCGATCATCGCGGTCATCATGCCCGATCTCGAACGCGGTGCAGCGATGTGGGAAGCGCTGCTGCGCGAAGGCCTCTATGTGAACCTTGCGCGTCCGCCAGCGACCCCCGCCAACATGACTCTGCTGCGCTGCTCGCTGTGCGCCGAACACAGCAGCGACCAGGTCGAGACGATTCTGGGCATGTTCGCCGCGGCCGGCCGCGCAGTAGGCGCCATTTCCTGA
- a CDS encoding acyl carrier protein, with amino-acid sequence MTDRQQIFDTVSAQIEPFNKKGVALSEATTFAGDLEWDSLTVMDFVAAIEDEFDIIITMNMQAEIENIGQLVDAVAKLKG; translated from the coding sequence ATGACCGACAGACAGCAGATTTTCGACACCGTCTCCGCGCAGATCGAGCCCTTCAACAAGAAGGGCGTCGCGCTCAGCGAAGCCACGACCTTTGCCGGCGACCTCGAATGGGACAGCCTCACCGTGATGGATTTCGTCGCGGCGATCGAGGACGAGTTCGACATCATCATCACGATGAACATGCAGGCCGAGATCGAAAATATCGGCCAGCTCGTCGACGCGGTGGCCAAGCTCAAGGGCTGA
- a CDS encoding Pycsar system effector family protein produces MHQPPSIDAQRPYSADAIHLVRTVEQINVQLSQMADQKASILMGATFVVFTISIGQARTGEVSVALLLLAISSFISALLAVMAVLPSVRPSGKAQANLLFFGNFTQLSEEEFTDQVLGLLHDQKAIFRAMLRDVYQNGQVLQNKKYRYLALAYRVFLTGLVLTFISFVAEFLI; encoded by the coding sequence ATGCATCAACCACCATCCATCGACGCGCAGCGCCCATATTCGGCCGATGCGATCCATCTTGTCCGCACCGTCGAACAGATCAATGTCCAGTTGAGCCAGATGGCCGATCAGAAGGCGAGCATCCTGATGGGGGCGACCTTTGTCGTTTTCACGATTTCGATCGGTCAGGCGCGCACGGGTGAGGTTTCGGTCGCGCTGCTGCTGCTCGCGATTTCATCGTTCATATCGGCATTGCTTGCAGTGATGGCGGTGCTGCCTTCGGTCCGCCCTTCGGGTAAGGCGCAGGCCAATTTGCTGTTCTTTGGCAACTTCACGCAGTTGAGTGAAGAAGAGTTCACCGATCAGGTGCTGGGTCTGCTGCACGACCAGAAGGCCATTTTTCGCGCGATGCTGCGCGACGTCTATCAGAACGGTCAGGTGCTCCAGAACAAGAAATACCGCTATCTGGCGCTGGCCTACCGCGTATTCCTGACCGGGCTGGTGCTGACCTTTATAAGCTTTGTGGCGGAATTCCTGATCTGA
- a CDS encoding NAD(P)-dependent oxidoreductase, with product MKILVVGGTGMIGGHIASYLAEQGNAVTVGARKAPQTGTPMADMPFIQGDYVAGTYKKDDLVGFDAVVFAAGNDVRHIPEGEGDAYWERANTQAIPRFAALAKEAGVPRFVNVGSFYSHIAPELIQTNAYVRSRHETVAALCTLNDAGFTVCSVDAPFVVGAPSGLSVPMFEAYTQYAEGKFAPMPAFGPKGGTNFISTLSLAEAVWGAVQRGEGGKAYLVGDENLSFAEYFAHFFTAAGSDAKVEELDQEHPMLPDVAIFTGRGNYVSYEPDAQETALLGYRRNDVKRAIEALVAQYRSN from the coding sequence ATGAAAATTCTCGTCGTAGGCGGCACCGGCATGATCGGTGGTCATATCGCCAGCTATCTTGCCGAACAGGGCAACGCCGTCACCGTCGGCGCGCGCAAGGCGCCCCAGACCGGCACCCCGATGGCCGACATGCCCTTCATCCAGGGCGATTATGTTGCCGGCACCTACAAGAAGGACGATCTTGTCGGGTTCGACGCGGTTGTCTTCGCCGCCGGCAATGACGTCCGCCACATCCCCGAAGGCGAAGGCGACGCCTATTGGGAACGCGCCAACACGCAGGCGATCCCGCGCTTCGCGGCGCTTGCCAAGGAAGCCGGCGTGCCCCGTTTCGTCAATGTCGGCAGCTTCTATTCGCACATCGCGCCCGAACTGATCCAGACCAACGCCTATGTCCGTTCGCGCCATGAAACGGTCGCCGCGCTCTGCACGCTCAACGATGCCGGCTTCACGGTATGCAGCGTCGATGCGCCCTTCGTCGTTGGCGCGCCCAGCGGCCTCAGCGTCCCGATGTTCGAAGCCTATACCCAATATGCCGAGGGCAAGTTCGCCCCGATGCCGGCATTCGGCCCCAAGGGCGGCACCAACTTCATCTCGACCCTGTCGCTCGCCGAAGCGGTATGGGGCGCGGTGCAGCGCGGCGAAGGCGGCAAGGCCTATCTCGTCGGCGACGAAAATCTCAGCTTTGCCGAATATTTCGCGCACTTCTTCACCGCTGCAGGCAGCGATGCGAAGGTCGAGGAACTCGATCAGGAACACCCGATGCTCCCCGACGTGGCGATCTTCACCGGTCGCGGCAACTATGTGTCGTACGAACCCGACGCACAGGAAACTGCGCTGCTCGGCTATCGCCGGAATGACGTGAAGCGCGCGATCGAGGCGCTCGTCGCCCAGTATCGCAGCAACTGA
- a CDS encoding SDR family NAD(P)-dependent oxidoreductase, which translates to MMRSLDFTGKTVLVTGGGAGIGRAIAEAFGANGAKVAIAEIDADRCAAVDAALKEKGVDALVIEADVRDRAAVDALMPKIEARFGGLDILVNNVGDSLGIHGPFEFNSDEQLDGLYATNLRSMFLVTRAAIPLIRKRGPGGSIINISSIEAFRAIPVCTVYSAFKHAITGFTRSLSLELGPEGIRVNAIAPETTETEQVRPSVLIAEEHRHHVDRWIPLGRFGEPEDAAGCALFLASDLSGWVTGTTINLDGGALAAAGWYRDPNQFWTNVPVVTGNGFNF; encoded by the coding sequence ATGATGCGTAGTCTGGACTTCACTGGCAAGACCGTACTGGTCACCGGCGGTGGCGCCGGGATCGGCCGGGCGATTGCCGAAGCCTTTGGTGCAAACGGCGCGAAGGTTGCGATCGCCGAGATCGATGCCGATCGCTGCGCTGCGGTCGATGCCGCGCTCAAAGAAAAGGGCGTCGATGCGCTGGTGATCGAGGCTGATGTCCGCGACCGCGCCGCCGTCGATGCGCTGATGCCCAAGATCGAGGCACGCTTTGGCGGGCTCGACATCCTCGTCAACAATGTCGGCGATTCGCTGGGCATTCACGGCCCGTTCGAATTCAACAGCGACGAACAGCTTGACGGGCTCTATGCCACCAATCTGCGCTCGATGTTCCTCGTCACCCGTGCGGCGATCCCGCTCATCCGCAAGCGCGGCCCGGGCGGCAGCATCATCAACATCTCGTCGATCGAAGCCTTCCGCGCGATTCCGGTCTGCACCGTCTATTCGGCGTTCAAGCACGCAATCACCGGCTTCACCCGCAGCCTTTCGCTCGAACTCGGGCCCGAAGGCATCCGCGTGAACGCGATCGCCCCGGAAACCACCGAAACCGAACAGGTCCGCCCAAGCGTGCTGATCGCCGAAGAACACCGCCATCATGTCGATCGCTGGATCCCGCTGGGCCGCTTCGGTGAGCCTGAGGACGCCGCTGGCTGCGCGCTGTTCCTCGCGTCGGATCTCTCCGGCTGGGTGACGGGCACCACCATCAACCTCGATGGCGGCGCGCTGGCAGCCGCTGGCTGGTACCGCGATCCCAATCAATTCTGGACCAACGTGCCGGTCGTCACCGGCAACGGCTTCAACTTCTGA
- a CDS encoding helix-turn-helix domain-containing protein — MGNHDLSALHDDANSPAALLSREIIARIGDKWTLLIIHILGNGPMRFSVLKRSVGGISQKMLSQTLRALERDGIVRRTVLPTMPPAVEYALEPLGYSLQKTVSQICIWADANVAQVAAARAAFDSEDREG, encoded by the coding sequence TTGGGAAACCATGACCTGTCCGCGCTGCACGACGATGCGAACTCCCCCGCGGCACTGCTGAGCCGGGAGATCATCGCGCGTATCGGCGACAAATGGACGCTGCTCATTATCCACATCCTCGGCAATGGGCCGATGCGCTTTTCCGTGCTCAAGCGCAGCGTGGGCGGGATCAGCCAGAAGATGCTGTCGCAAACGCTGCGCGCGCTTGAGCGCGACGGCATTGTCCGCCGCACCGTGCTGCCCACCATGCCGCCCGCGGTGGAATATGCGCTCGAGCCGCTTGGCTACAGCCTGCAGAAAACCGTCTCGCAGATCTGCATCTGGGCTGATGCCAATGTAGCACAGGTGGCCGCCGCCCGCGCGGCGTTCGACAGCGAGGATCGCGAGGGCTGA
- a CDS encoding GFA family protein gives MHSGACLCGAVRFAVQGDLAPPDACHCSQCRKSAGHYWVSTDLPESRVSIAGADKVGWYQSSEKVKRGFCSVCGSTLFWKPIFKDMIAISMGAFDAPTGVQIEKHIFVADKGDYYTIADGVPQE, from the coding sequence ATGCACAGCGGCGCGTGTCTTTGCGGGGCGGTGCGGTTTGCGGTGCAGGGCGATCTTGCCCCGCCCGATGCGTGCCATTGCAGCCAGTGCCGCAAAAGTGCGGGCCATTACTGGGTATCCACCGACCTGCCCGAATCGCGTGTCAGCATCGCTGGCGCCGACAAGGTCGGCTGGTACCAGTCGTCCGAAAAGGTGAAGCGCGGTTTTTGCAGTGTCTGCGGATCGACGCTGTTCTGGAAGCCGATCTTCAAGGACATGATCGCGATATCGATGGGCGCGTTCGATGCACCCACCGGCGTGCAGATCGAGAAACACATATTCGTGGCGGATAAGGGCGATTATTACACGATCGCCGATGGTGTGCCGCAGGAGTGA
- a CDS encoding prephenate dehydrogenase: protein MEHHICASGLPRLGLIGFGAFGQLIARHLRHHFRILAHDPAADGPPMDGVDLVGIAEAAACPFVILAVPVDRLADAIDRIAPHVKPGALIFDVGSVKMMPAQILAQRLPDHVDIIATHPLFGPQSARNGLAGLKIVLCPLRGERTRRTIAFLRHHLGLEVILTTPEAHDRETALSQGLTHLIAQMILGMGPLPSEITTRSFSLLMEAVDMVRHDAPEIGAAIARDNPFSADVRQRFLNLAQAVMP, encoded by the coding sequence GTGGAACACCATATTTGCGCCTCCGGCCTTCCCCGCCTCGGCCTGATCGGGTTCGGCGCCTTTGGTCAGCTCATCGCCCGCCATTTGCGCCATCACTTCAGGATTTTAGCGCATGACCCGGCGGCGGATGGCCCGCCGATGGACGGCGTCGATTTGGTCGGGATTGCCGAAGCCGCCGCCTGCCCGTTCGTAATCCTAGCGGTTCCGGTCGATCGTCTGGCCGATGCCATCGATAGGATCGCACCGCACGTCAAACCCGGCGCCCTCATCTTCGACGTCGGCTCGGTAAAAATGATGCCCGCCCAAATCCTCGCCCAGCGCCTGCCGGATCATGTCGACATCATCGCCACCCACCCGCTCTTTGGCCCGCAAAGCGCTAGAAACGGGCTGGCTGGCCTGAAAATCGTGCTCTGTCCGCTGCGCGGCGAACGGACGCGCCGCACAATCGCATTCCTGCGTCATCATCTCGGGCTGGAGGTGATCCTGACCACGCCGGAGGCGCACGACCGGGAAACCGCGCTCAGCCAAGGGCTCACACACCTCATCGCGCAAATGATCCTCGGCATGGGGCCGCTTCCCAGCGAGATCACGACCCGCAGCTTCAGCTTGCTGATGGAAGCCGTCGATATGGTGCGCCACGACGCCCCCGAAATTGGCGCGGCGATTGCGCGGGACAATCCCTTTTCAGCCGATGTGCGCCAGCGTTTCCTGAATCTGGCGCAGGCCGTCATGCCATGA
- a CDS encoding NAD-dependent epimerase/dehydratase family protein, whose translation MTGATGFVGKTVIAQALAQGFEIRALTRRPQPPRAGVTWVDGALDRPESLRTLLHGCEAVMHIAGVVNAPDRAGFEDGNVRGTLSVVEAALKTGVPRFVHISSLSAREPGLSDYGWSKRRAEQVVAASGLDWTMVRPPAIYGPEDTEMFELFRMARRGLVLLPPGGRLSVIEVSDLARLLLALVPDRQSTCAIYEADDGTDAGWSHQEFAQLLGAAFDRRVRTYAAPERLLNIASRFDRTVRRSKAKLTDDRVRYFCHPDWVINPANRPPATLWQPQIETESGIRATADWYLESGWLR comes from the coding sequence CTGACCGGGGCGACGGGCTTTGTCGGCAAGACGGTGATCGCGCAGGCGCTGGCGCAGGGGTTTGAAATCCGCGCGCTTACCCGGCGTCCCCAGCCGCCGCGCGCAGGCGTCACCTGGGTCGACGGCGCGCTCGATCGCCCCGAATCGCTCCGCACCCTGCTGCACGGCTGCGAGGCGGTGATGCATATTGCGGGCGTCGTGAACGCGCCCGACCGTGCCGGGTTCGAGGACGGCAATGTGCGCGGCACGCTTTCCGTCGTCGAAGCCGCGCTCAAAACCGGCGTCCCGCGCTTCGTCCACATCTCCTCGCTCTCCGCGCGCGAGCCTGGCCTGTCCGACTATGGCTGGTCGAAACGCCGCGCCGAACAGGTGGTGGCGGCCAGCGGGCTCGATTGGACGATGGTCCGCCCCCCCGCCATTTACGGCCCCGAAGATACCGAGATGTTCGAACTGTTCCGCATGGCGCGGCGCGGGCTGGTGCTGCTGCCCCCCGGCGGGCGGCTGTCGGTGATCGAGGTGAGCGACCTTGCCCGGCTGCTCCTTGCGCTGGTGCCCGATCGCCAGTCGACCTGCGCGATCTATGAGGCCGATGACGGCACCGACGCCGGCTGGAGCCATCAGGAATTCGCCCAGCTACTCGGCGCCGCGTTCGACCGCCGGGTGCGCACCTATGCCGCGCCCGAACGGCTGCTCAACATCGCCTCGCGCTTCGATCGCACCGTCCGCCGCTCCAAGGCCAAGCTGACCGACGACCGGGTTCGGTATTTCTGCCACCCCGACTGGGTGATCAATCCCGCCAACCGCCCGCCGGCAACCCTCTGGCAACCGCAGATCGAAACCGAAAGCGGCATCCGCGCCACTGCCGACTGGTATCTCGAAAGCGGCTGGCTGCGCTGA
- the proB gene encoding glutamate 5-kinase, translated as MVADLTHDGARFAAPHCPRLIVKVGSSLLVDPAGAIRAEWLATLVADIAAQHKAGQQIAIVSSGAIALGARRLKLPKGGRASLEDAQAAAATGQIALSQIWADLLAAHGIVAAQMLLTLDDLEDRRRYLNASATLDRLLTLGVIPIINENDSVATAEIRFGDNDRLGARVGQAAGAQGVILLSDVDGLYTANPMDDPSATLIPRVEKLDPAILAMADGRTASGMGSGGMISKLEAARIANSAGAALVIASGKRPHPLAHYLDTAHGTIFLPERGSRARKAWLAGRMRVTGRVHIDAGAADALAQGKSLLAAGTTAIEGAFERGDVIDIVGPEGQRVARGLAEYDNGDAARIIGRRKDELAAILGYAPRTAFIHRDHLVLL; from the coding sequence ATGGTCGCCGATCTGACGCATGACGGCGCGCGCTTTGCGGCCCCACACTGCCCCAGGTTGATCGTCAAGGTCGGATCGTCATTGCTGGTCGATCCGGCGGGCGCGATCCGTGCCGAATGGCTGGCGACGCTCGTCGCCGACATTGCCGCGCAGCACAAGGCGGGCCAGCAGATCGCGATCGTCTCGTCGGGCGCGATCGCGCTCGGCGCGCGTCGGTTGAAACTGCCCAAGGGCGGCCGCGCCAGCCTTGAAGATGCGCAGGCCGCCGCCGCCACCGGCCAGATCGCGCTGTCGCAAATCTGGGCCGATCTGCTCGCCGCGCACGGCATCGTCGCCGCGCAGATGCTGCTCACGCTCGACGATCTCGAGGATCGCCGCCGCTATCTCAACGCCAGCGCCACGCTCGATCGGCTGCTCACGCTGGGCGTCATCCCGATCATCAACGAAAATGACAGCGTCGCCACCGCCGAAATCCGCTTTGGCGACAATGACCGGCTGGGCGCGCGCGTCGGCCAGGCAGCGGGCGCGCAGGGCGTGATCCTGCTCTCCGACGTCGACGGGCTCTATACCGCCAACCCGATGGACGATCCCTCCGCCACGCTCATTCCGCGCGTCGAAAAGCTCGATCCCGCGATCCTGGCGATGGCCGATGGGCGCACCGCATCGGGCATGGGATCGGGCGGCATGATTTCGAAGCTTGAGGCCGCGCGCATCGCGAACAGCGCGGGCGCGGCGCTCGTCATTGCATCGGGCAAGCGCCCCCACCCGCTGGCGCACTATCTGGACACCGCGCACGGCACGATCTTCCTGCCCGAACGCGGCAGTCGCGCGCGCAAGGCATGGCTCGCCGGCCGGATGCGCGTCACCGGCCGCGTCCATATCGATGCCGGCGCCGCCGACGCGCTCGCGCAGGGCAAAAGCCTGCTCGCCGCCGGCACGACCGCGATCGAGGGCGCTTTCGAGCGCGGCGACGTGATCGATATTGTCGGCCCCGAAGGCCAGCGCGTCGCGCGTGGGCTCGCCGAATATGACAATGGCGATGCCGCGCGGATCATCGGGCGCCGCAAGGACGAGCTTGCTGCGATCCTCGGCTATGCGCCGCGCACCGCCTTCATCCACCGCGATCATCTGGTGCTGTTGTGA